In a single window of the Melanotaenia boesemani isolate fMelBoe1 chromosome 22, fMelBoe1.pri, whole genome shotgun sequence genome:
- the LOC121633192 gene encoding uncharacterized protein LOC121633192 codes for MDFHMCSRKHPLFDDHEEQFPLYRKRHLRNWSDRVLQHNSLTASCSHSCMCEACVNRRTNHPTACTRLSEQTTSWANTQNSVKKVLEHLKSKQTTDCIFLDDSVNSKFLAFHRDITDECGAEDKQHSWGVIEKQEEIIMYGPYYPNYNNGEHSEDIIVKQTQEFLESGDTSEDWKVYVFTVNSPCLARNTEPCMLTLVHKAQEWWRLYRVKTHIGFIRCWGFKGTKENLYKDINYRQVECINQSANYESYVKVSEKITDLNPLCKSVFYIAKHLLESGQENFSLISTVQKQDWRSYFKTMSSIFESKPEDEKNLLTQELNTSFEAAEVLLSGKTESFEQYLERGRTFTLSYAFSSLVCDAVQTEMRLRFEQCWREMVQDKYAEFIREKLTDEFNQCTIHLFIKDILQFTEMYLKIGKLQF; via the coding sequence gGCAAGCTGTAGTCACAGCTGTATGTGTGAAGCTTGTGTGAACAGGAGGACGAATCACCCTACTGCCTGCACAAGGCTCTCTGAGCAGACGACATCCTGGGCCAACACACAAAATTCTGTGAAGAAAGTTTTAGAGCATCTCAAATCCAAGCAAACCACTGATTGCATTTTCCTGGATGACTCAGTAAACAGTAAGTTTTTAGCATTTCACCGTGACATCACTGATGAATGTGGCGCAGAGGATAAACAGCATTCTTGGGGAGTTATCGAGAAACAGGAGGAGATCATCATGTATGGACCGTATTATCCCAACTACAACAATGGCGAACACAGTGAGGACATAATTGTTAAACAAACCCAGGAGTTTCTGGAGTCAGGTGACACTTCTGAGGACTGGAAGGTGTATGTCTTTACAGTAAACAGCCCCTGCTTGGCAAGAAACACTGAACCGTGCATGTTAACACTGGTTCACAAGGCTCAGGAATGGTGGCGTTTATATAGGGTGAAGACTCATATTGGCTTCATCAGATGCTGGGGCTTTAaaggaacaaaagaaaacctgtaCAAGGACATCAACTACAGACAAGTGGAATGCATAAACCAAAGTGCAAACTATGAAAGCTATGTTAAAGTGTCTGAAAAAATCACTGATCTTAATCCTTTGTGTAAATCTGTGTTCTATATTGCTAAACACTTACTAGAATCTGGACAAGAGAACTTTTCTTTGATATCAACTGTGCAAAAACAGGACTGGAGGAGTTACTTCAAAACTATGAGCTCTATTTTTGAATCCAAACCAGAGGATGAGAAAAATCTCCTGACACAGGAACTGAACACTTCATTTGAAGCTGCAGAGGTTCTGCTTTCAGGAAAAACTGAAAGTTTTGAGCAATATTTAGAAAGAGGAAGGACATTTACACTCAGCTACGCTTTCAGCTCACTGGTATGTGATGCTGTTCAGACTGAAATGAGACTCAGGTTTGAACAGTGTTGGAGGGAGATGGTGCAGGACAAGTATGCAGAGTTTATCAGGGAGAAGCTGACTGATGAATTCAATCAATGTACCATCCACCTTTTCATCAAGGATATTCTGCAGTTCacagaaatgtatttaaaaataggaaaattacagttttaa